A window of Daucus carota subsp. sativus chromosome 2, DH1 v3.0, whole genome shotgun sequence genomic DNA:
TTTCTGAACAATAGTTGACCAATCCCGAGCTAGTtatcaaataacaaaaaattgctGACCTATATTCCTAAGATTCAAAGACATCATGCATTATGTATGAGTGTGTTCATCAAGAGATtcataatgaaatattttcattaGAAATCAATAGATGTTTCCTATTTGAGTACCACTAACTGAAGATTTGTCTCATAAACCCAAGGGTAATTTGTTAAACAAAGAGCATGGGTGGGAGTGAGACTGCTATATAAACATGATCACAGGGTACCAAGAGATCCCGAGTTTtccacttatatatttgttacaaattaaaattagtacATTACCATCAATATTACTtgctataaattaatatatgaacttCACAAATATAGTAAAGATAAATTCTTTCCCTTCAGCTGCCTTTAACATTCAAGTTTGTGCAGGCATTGCCAAAGAAAATGATGATAAATGAACACGAAAGTCATATACTGATCACTGAAAACAAGTTTTTAATTACCATTTTACAGTACAATAAAATCAGCACAAACCCTTCTAGAGTAACTAAGTTCACTCCAGTTGTAATAATTCACGAAAAATGAATAAGTATTACTAACATATATAAGTGAAGACAAAGAACTGTTGTTAACAAGTAAAGCCTAGCATAGCAAATAACCCGAGATCAGTGCAATTCATATGTATTTAAGTAACTATTTTGCCTAAAAACTTCATATTGAATTTTAAATGCTACAGTCTTCGAAACAATCAATCTTGGAACTAAGATCATCAAAATTAATAGTCACAAACATGGTAAGTTACAAAAAAACTTTGAtcaaatatacatacaaacattTGCTAGCCCAACTAAGTGCGAAAATAATTCTGATACAATAAGCTTTAAAAACCCTAGCTTAACTGAATCAGATTgcaatttaacaaaaaatttgacACGAAACATAAAGATTGTAAGCAGAAGATAGAAGATTAATTAAAGAAGGGTCGGATTTCGTTAAGCTCACCGACGACTCTTTCTTTCGAACTCTTGCTGCACCGAAAACAAAACATGGTTCTTTTTTATGTATGTGGGTAcattgtgtgtgtatgtatatacagcgagagagagaggggagagagagagagcgcgaGAGAGATGCTTCCACGTCCCCCTTGCTAAAAGACGGCGGAGTGTCGCTCCGCATGACAGCTATcaacacctctctctctctctactacTACGTTTCcttttaattttgtttctatTTTCATCTTCCCCCGCTTTACTTTTTAACGTACagaaaattactttaaaataataaccatGACACCAAcgaaaaatattactttatcgagaGTAAAAAAAACACTATATACATTATATCGAGATCaggcaaaatattattttatcgaggTTCAACTGTGCATGAACATTCTGCACATTATCTAACTTGAATTTCATTTTTATACATGCACATAATTTTTTCCCCTTAATTTGTAAGCACCAGATCTTAGTACCAAAAATGTAGTATTTGATAGGAAGATGGGTTCggcaaatattttaaaactctaATACAGAGATAGACAATCTGTTTACAATTAAAAGagttttatatttgtaaagaaAAGAGCGAGTGCTTAATTAAAACAGTTTTGCTAGTGTGATTAAGCACTAAACTTTATtcatttaactttttttaattgactcctattttttaatattgattgatcccgctaaatatataaaaactacaTCGATTATAATGAGCTAAATGCATAAAATTTAATTGTATAGACACAAATTAGACAAACCATCATTAGGccttgctcccgagtttttttaggagagaaagcaagtgaatgcaagtgaaagcaagtgtgctttcactttcatcccacttttggagtgaaagtttTAGAGTGAAATTATGCTATATTTTCACTCACTTTCACTCGCTTTCCTCCctttaaaaaactcgggagcacgagtaggagtgaaagttagataactttccttcctcttcacttgctttcctccctttttaaaactcgggagcagggtgtaaaaatactaatttataaaattgatattTCTTGGGGGATACAGTAAATTACTTAGTATTACAGgatacaaaattcaaaatacagGCAAACACCAGTTTAGAGACAAATGAGGAACAAGAAATTGATACATTAAAACAATATCAAAGTAATCTAGAACATCGGTGCCCTCAGTGCAActccttttcttaatttttgtCTCTTGGGAGAAGAAAGAGTTTCAATCACATCGCCCCCGCAATTACATAAATCTTCTTCCTTTTCGTCAATCGAATGTTGGTTAGCTTCCTCTGCTTGTTCATCTCTAGACATTGAGAATACCTGCTAACAATTGAAACCACTTAATAAGCCACTACTACATTAGATTTCTCAAATTATTAAGTTGCAGATATATAATGAAACGCGACAAAACAACATTTTGCTTTCATTTTACAAATTCAAATGTTAGTATGTTTCCCTTTGATTCATCTGAAACTAACTAGTGCATCGTAAACTGACCTTGCATTGCAGGCTGCAGTATAGTGAGGTCTGCAAGCTCCTATTACAGATGATGCAATTGTGCAGAAAACGCAGATTATTTTGCTGACATTGTGGTGATGGCTGCTGAGACCTTTGCTTCAGAAATATAACTCTATCTTTATTTGTATGATATGTCTGGGAGCATGCTAATATTGTTAATGCTGATTAAAATATCATTAGAGGGGTAACACAACAAATCATTTTATTTCTCTATGGGAATTCTCATTAATATGATACACTACTTCCATTTCTCATTAGTATGAGTATCTCAGATGATCATAGGACATGAAGGTAATTAATCAGTAATTTACAAACCTGAATCCCTGAACAATCAAAGAACTTGCATAAATCTTGACGATTAATAACTTCACAATAAACATATCTACGAATCTGCAATGTATAGGCAGCATTTTTAGTAGTGCATTTAACAGATGTCGATAGGCAGGGAATTTGGTTCACCAAACAAAATTTTTTTGCCCCCAACTAGTTTCAAATCCTAACCCCGTCCCTGCTCACAAACATCTTAATACAAagaattttgataataatacaATAAAATGATTATTACCTTGAGATGTCTGTGATGTGCGTGGGCAGGAAGACAATTGCAACAGAAAGACTGATGACAATCGATGCAAAATCCATCCTCTTTATTCTTTCTGAAATCTTCATGACTCTCACATGGATTAAAAAAGAGCTCTGTGCACATAACTTCCACCCATGCCGGAACTTTCACACTCAAATCCTGCAATATTATCATCACACTTTCTCAATTAAAAAGTAATTATTATACATAGACATCATATATAATACGAACTAAAACTAATAACTGAAAAGCAGATGTATATTCTATATAAAAACATGCATAAATATTAGTTGTAGAGTTTAGAGGAACTTGCATGTTGTGGTGCATGAAGTCTTTTGACTCCAGCAACCTCTTCCATAGTACTTGTGAAAGTCTCCTATGAAATTTTATGTGTTTATCCACATTCATAGGGTAGATGAAGAGGTTGTAATACTAATCACTCTTTTTGTTATGTACCGactttcataattatcattaaaaGTGTCTTGGAAATGTTAAGTGATTATGGTAAGCGTAACAAATTATGCCACCATCTTGTTACGTGATTTTATCAGTTTTTTTGGATTTCCATATATTATACCAGTCTGTATATATCCCTGCATATTCCGGACTCCACAATCTAGAGGtctccatatatattttttatgataatgAAGGAAATTATGatgtcaaaataaataaattataatatttaactagtttgtttgtttttttggtCAGGAATAAATAACTAGTTATAtggaataattttataattttatgaggatttattatgattttcaCACATTTAATATATACCAGTTTGGTGCACACTACTAGTTAAATCCAAAAAACTGAGTGTGATGAAAAATGTTAAAAGAACCTAAATTCATTTTCTAAAAACATAGTTGAGGCCGTGTGATAATTTTAGGagtcaaaaaaattaacaaaagatTCTTGCGTTGGTGTTTTTGATATAAAAGATTAGATCTTATGAAGAAAGACCGGATATGCGAGTTCCCGTTAATTTCTGTCAATCTTTTTAAGAATATTAGCAGGTTCATCACATTAGTACAACCTCACGAGTCATGGCAGCATAGTGTGACTGTTCAGGCCACTAGTCTGCATTTTTCAGTTTCAGAAAGCTATTGGGTTCTTTTATATCGGAACCGGCAGTCAAGTTGTAGCATCATCCATGTGGCAAATGACAAAACCTGGATTGATGAATATCCTTCAAgatcaggggcggatctagcacACAAACGTTACGGGGCACCAaacaaattttcgaaaaacacctatatatttctaaatattgtGAGGGCAcacttataattttgtaaaatttagaatggggaaaaaatgtaaaaaatattttaagggggacacgtgtcccccgGTGCTCTTCCTAGATCCGTCCATGTTCAAGGTAGTATGTCCGATACTTCTCCAGAGGCTTACAGAATAAGAAACCTGGATTAATGAAAGTCCTTCACGGTAATGCTAATTATCCCTCGAGAGGATGACATATAGACCCTATAAGAATTTACTGGTTCGGACTGCAGGACTCTGAAAAGAATTCATTGTAAATCGTGGATCCGACTGCTAGTCAAGACTTTTCAAGAGAATATATAAGCTTAATAGATATGCCAGCTAATATATTGAGTTCTTGAATGTTGTTGATATGTAAGGAGGCTATGAGATCATATTTTGCTCAGGATCATAAACTACCGGGTTAGGAAATAGCTCATATTTAGTTTGGATCACATCCTCAAATACCCACTACCaatttatatctaaataatatAATCCCGACCCAAATCTGGACTTGCTGAAAATAAAACGATCACCTGAACATACCTGAGCAGAGGATTGTCTTACAGCCCTCCATGTGGAACAGGAAATCGGTTGAGTTATGGACAAACAATGACACATTATGCGTCCAAGTGCAAACTCCTTTCCCTGTAAAGATGGcggtcattttttttttgtgggttCTGTATCTATACAGATAGGTATGCATCTGGGAACTGTGCGGGGCACTCCAGTTCTAAGGATGGCTCCTGCCTCTTGATTTACCAACATCGAGATCATTTCGGTCATgaaaaaaatggacaaaaaatGTGTCCGAAGCGGCTGCTGCTTGGTTCACCAACATCATTGCTCGACATATACAGAATGTTTTAGACGTGCACTTTACGATATAAAGATGAAGCCTTTTTCGGAGTGATGCAAGACTGCAAAGAAATTCTAAAGACAGGCCTAATAAAATATCAGATCAGGCAGGTTGGGACACAAAATATGTCTTTCTACAGTCTAATAGTGCCGTGCATCAGGTGTTGGCCAATTGGCCAACCCTCTTGAGGAGGGTAGGATATCAGTTGCGATTTTTGGTTTATAAGTATACTAGTACCAATACCCCAACCCTCCCCAACCCTCTTCAGGAGGGTAGGATATCAGTTGCGGTTTTTGGTTTATAAGTATACTAGTACCAATACCGAAGCTTGTCATCAGAAAATATATCTTAGGGTACAACATTGTGCCCACTAATTAATCATCTCCTAAATTAATGTCACAAACATAGAGTTAGAGTTATGATATCATAGATACCCCAGAAGAGAGCAACAACACCCTCCTTGTGACAGCTTCATTATTTACATTTATACGTAACTGCTTAGGATTTTAAACCAAATAGCCAACTCAGAAGTAGCAGACATGTCGTTATAAATTACATACATAAATCAACAAGATCATCAGTCCGATTGACTTGAAAGCATAGCATGTCGGCATAACAAAAAACAGGTATATTCTTAGTTTAGCTCTCAAAGCTTCTTCCTTGAACCAATTACCAATATACTTCTTATCACTTGTATCAGAGTAAGATATCAAGACGAATcacattatatttataattacttgtccctaaaatataataacttaataaaaacaaacttaaaataagtCAAAATATTCCATTAAAACTTCATCATCATCGATAAGACCTGATTTGCATGGTATCTAAATTTCTGATGCATACACCATGAACGTATATATGTCTCGAAacaaactgtgtatatatacaattaGAATAATACTTTATTTTGGCACTTGTCGCCGCACATTAATAATTGAAAAATGGCATTTTCTACAATTAATATCTACCTATAGCTCATATGGTTTTCCAATAAAAACAACAGAACCATATGAGCATGTGTGACACATTAAGCATGTGTTCACAGGGAAAAAGAATAGCTCAGGAAAACTCAACTCAAATTCATTGACCCATCATCCTGACCATGGTTGGGAGTATAACTAAACAAGCTACTATGACATACAATTTACATATTATACCAGAACTAACCTCATCCATGCCTTAAACATTGATATTTGCATCAGCTGTCATCTAAAACTAGCCTCATTACATGGCGAGGAAAAGAACTGCAAAGCTATCGCTGGCCTGGACCACTACGAGCTGATCTTGAGTCTTGACAAGGATTTGTTAATTTCTGGCACGATAGAAGGTCTTGGAGCTTCTTCAGGACTTTGCACATCCTGTAAAATCATTTGACAACAATACACTTCAGAGGGGGGAAAAGGaaacatatcaaaaaatatcatttCCATACATCTATATGAGTTCTCTTCTATCCTCAAGACATAACTGCTCCTCCAGAACACTTGTTAACCATCTTAAAAATCTACACACTGAATTCTATGGTTCATCGTAATCcctcaaaacacacacacacacacacacacacatatacatccTTGGTACGGCGAAAATTTCTAACTACAAAGAGGTTATTCTACAATAGAGGTtgacatatatttataattctaaaaattgattaataaaatgaatttaaaatattcatcataaattttaaataacatatttacatatgtaATACATACATGAATGTGAAAGATATATCACAATATTCAAGAACTCATTAGTTATTATGGATGTGCAAGTAAAAGGAAAACGTTTTAACACAAACAGTTAAATTGTTgtcaaataaaaatgaataaataaatattttaaagcatCTAAAATTCAGTGAAGTCGGATTTTGAAAAAAGTTTACCGATTGAcgggaaaaatcaaattaaaaacagcAGGGATTAGCTGGGCTTGTGTGTGTGAGGGTGTATTGTATTTCTGTGTgctgcccctggcggggccgttAGATTAGATTGAATGTGTGGCTGAGATTTGTTCTCATATCTCACATAGGTATGTGGTTCTCATTTAAGCacctgcctatatatatatataactttaggTCACAGGCAACTTTTAAAATAATCTGAACGGAAAAAGAATTTGGCAAAAGCACTAGCTTGGTAATGACCAAGCCAAAAAGGAGTCCAGTCTAATCTTGGAATATCACAAGATAGTATCAAATTCCATGGATAGCAACAATTCATCTTTTTTGTCTAGAGTACCCGGTCAAAACCATCTCAAGTCTCGCAGGCACTACTGCACATGCGGGTCAACATGaatcctaatataacatcaataaaatttgtatattgaTTAAGATGCAACAAATCGAAATTTAGGAGGTTACTCGAACCTTAGATGCCAACATAGGACTGTAGCGGGACTGTGCTTCAGATTCATAATACATACGATGCTGCTGCTGCATTTGCGCAAACTGCTGCAACCTGGACGGAAAATTCATTCCACTGTGTGCGTTTTGCAAGTCTTCATCAATTTCACCATCTCCGGATTCATAAGATCCACTGGGCATGTTATATCTATTTGTATAAGGATTTCCTGATGATGATTGGTGAATATGTTCCCCGCTGAAGGAGTAGGATGGTACTGTTTTTAATCGAGTCCGTAGAACTTTAAAGGCTGCACTTTGCTGCACTCAACACTAAATGGATCAGAAGAGAATAAAGAGCTTATAAACCATTATTTTCAGATTATATTGCAATACTCAATCTGGTGATACCATACAGACACCAACAATTAGCTATTTCCGTAAGTGGAGATTTTTAAGCCTATAATATAGTTATGGTTTAAAATGAACAAAAAGAGCCAGAAGAAAAGGTTGACTGCACACTAACATCTGCGACAAAAATTTAGAAAAGATGTATCAAAGTCAACGGATGCTTTCCTTGCTGTTTCCTAGATGATAACATGGGTGCTATTAGCACATAACACCCACTTTATCTGCAAGGCATAGGCTAATGGATACCCCTCTACTCTAGGTGAAAAGAGGCCAAGGGTTTAAGCCTTGGTAGAGGCATATTTGAGTGggtattcaaatttatataattagccTCAaccaaagaaaacaaaaaattacaccAGTTTCATGAATCAAATAAATAACTTCTGAATTACATGGTGCTTGTGGATTTTTATATATGCAATACAAAGTCTGCTACGCACCCTTTGTTAGGtaacagtgatgatgatgtggGCCATACATTGATCAAAAGTCTTGCACATTTTTTAAGTTCCCTATCTTGTGTATAATGTAACATTCATATCTTTCAAATCCATGAGGATGTTAGAATGATCATTTAACAAATTAACTGCTTCCAGATGCAGAGTGATAACTATTGCCCTGATAAATATTATAGTTTTGTTCCATATCCTAAAGCAAAATTTGGAGACAAAGTACCTGAGGTAACAGCATAAGAAGACCATACAGAGCTTTTAACAGCCATATGTGCTTTCCAGGTTCCAGCAGCTGAATCAACAAGAAAACATAACTTTTacataaatcaaaataaaagtataaaacacTACAAGGGCTGCTTTTCAGTTTTATCATGCTATGATGCACTGAATTTAAAAAATCGCACGTAATCACAGACTAACTAAAGCATCAATtgtaaacgagtcaagaatttaCATGCAGCTCTTCAGAGAAGACCTTAACAGAATTCTATTGATAGTTAAATCTCCATTGCTGTTTCTCACTACTATAAATGAGTTCCTTTATAAGAACATATAGTGTTCCATaatttaataatgctaaaaaaacgTGAGTTATGACGAGCATAAATAACTACCTAATAGACTGCATATTTgagttttttcttttcttcaatcCTCAGGCAAAATAGGATATCTAAATTCTAAATGCAATATGGTCTTATTATCTAAATGATTTGTCAGGGTTGTGACTGAGCAGTTACAAGCTATTAAATGGTCCCTGGCGGCCACTAGCGCAAAAGAGCTTAATACAATGTTGGACCCACATGACTAGTGAACAAGCTCTACTGTGAAAACTGATATGATAAGATGTGACCTAAGTAATTAAACAGCTCTAAACTGCTTCATTAGTTCTTACTGAGGAATTTAGAGCTGAAATAACACGGAACATTGACTAACATACAAGGTGTATAGATATTACAATCTAACAATGTGCTTGTGATGGgaatgagaaattaaaatattatttcgtaTTTATTCTATGTTATTATTTAGGAATGGATTTGATTATAattcattataaaattaaactacTTCATATAAACAGTTCAGTATAAATATATGGAACAGAATAAGTtaagaaaataatttgtttCCATTATTATAAGGATTATACTTGGAGGTTTATCTTTAGAAATGTACTCTACTTACAAGGAGATGTAATCTATTCTTATACGAAAGACTTTGATTGATTAATTGATATTGAGAATTGTTTCTCTTGTTATGGATAGAACGTGGGGCAAATTCTTCTCTTGAAAACTCTTCGGCATACTGTTTCACAAGTGGTTGGATCTCATCGCCTTAGGGCAGTGAATTTTCCGGGATTAACTCACTCAAATGTATCTTTCTTTGCTTACTTGTATCACAACGAATtagtatcaaaaaaattaactcTCTGCATCAGTTTAATACGGCGAGACGGGCCGTTTATCATTACGATAGGTGTCAAGTGGAAGGTGTAGTGATGTATGTAGCTGAGGCATCCTAACAGACCGGGAGACTTGAACCTTTTTCCTACATGACCCGATCAATTCAGGTCAGGCACTGGCCGTCTATTTTCATTGTTCAACTCTTTGACAACATGAAAAAACCAAGAGCTCTGCCCTCTCTACCTATCCAACCAAGGGATGGAAGGGCAGAGGCCTTTGGTGTCCCCTCCAATCAATAATTGGGGCCTCACAATCACTAGCCAATATGCTTTTCTCTCATGCCTTTCTTCGTTCATGGTTCGATACTTTCTAAGATGTTAAAATGTAAGGTATGCATAGTAGCACCAATGAGCAATTGTCATATTGATGCTTATGCTGTGTTGAGTATTTCAACTAAAAATACAATACAGAGTAATAACTAGTTACTTTGGCTCAGGATAAATTATGTTGAGCATTTTAGAAATGAAGTGTTAATGGCCCCCGGTATAAAAGTATATATCTTACCAAATCATGAGGTGGTCATTATAACAAAAGGAGTGGTAACATGagaaaaaatagaaattta
This region includes:
- the LOC135150785 gene encoding protein RGF1 INDUCIBLE TRANSCRIPTION FACTOR 1-like, with the translated sequence MCHCLSITQPISCSTWRAVRQSSAQDLSVKVPAWVEVMCTELFFNPCESHEDFRKNKEDGFCIDCHQSFCCNCLPAHAHHRHLKIRRYVYCEVINRQDLCKFFDCSGIQTYHTNKDRVIFLKQRSQQPSPQCQQNNLRFLHNCIICNRSLQTSLYCSLQCKVFSMSRDEQAEEANQHSIDEKEEDLCNCGGDVIETLSSPKRQKLRKGVALRAPMF